A window of Pirellula sp. SH-Sr6A contains these coding sequences:
- a CDS encoding RNase H family protein, translated as MNPPKPHFHLICEGQHLVTDPAMAGSHRTRSGNGVSQWRFELENVATGEKFEATDKEAGCPPDRAALVAVLRGLEALEQPSRVTLMTGSRYVFRGLRYGLTEWRENNFSWEHFGSVQPIRNADLWKRIDRTLGYHQVQCRWLAKPNEALAKEAAPIAASTAQSSVSATHHAAVTTQPAVSTVHSTRIYTDLAQPIVATVATTGTVHCDRSQTTCIRLPKPHVLPAATEITHKRTLRAMLFFPLAICWSLAKRSMRIVWDSILRLDEGIESYLRCMLLLDPKPRRYR; from the coding sequence ATGAATCCTCCGAAACCTCATTTCCACTTAATCTGTGAAGGTCAGCACCTTGTCACAGATCCAGCGATGGCAGGAAGCCATCGCACGCGAAGTGGAAACGGTGTCAGCCAATGGAGGTTCGAATTAGAAAATGTCGCGACGGGGGAGAAGTTTGAAGCGACAGACAAAGAGGCGGGGTGTCCTCCCGATCGCGCCGCATTGGTCGCCGTGTTGAGGGGCCTCGAAGCCCTGGAGCAACCAAGTCGCGTGACGCTGATGACCGGGAGTCGTTATGTGTTTCGAGGACTTCGTTACGGCCTGACGGAATGGCGCGAAAACAACTTCTCTTGGGAACACTTTGGCTCGGTCCAACCGATCCGAAACGCGGATCTTTGGAAGCGAATCGATCGCACATTGGGGTACCATCAAGTGCAATGCCGCTGGTTGGCCAAGCCGAACGAAGCTCTGGCCAAGGAAGCAGCACCGATAGCCGCGTCAACCGCGCAGTCCTCGGTCTCGGCTACGCATCACGCTGCCGTAACTACGCAGCCCGCTGTCTCAACCGTTCATTCGACTCGAATCTACACCGACCTGGCACAACCCATCGTTGCTACAGTCGCTACGACGGGAACAGTCCACTGCGACAGGTCGCAAACCACCTGTATTCGTTTACCCAAACCGCATGTTTTACCGGCGGCTACCGAAATCACCCACAAGCGAACGCTGCGGGCCATGCTGTTCTTTCCTCTCGCAATCTGCTGGTCTCTGGCAAAAAGATCCATGCGAATCGTTTGGGATTCCATTCTCCGTCTGGACGAAGGAATCGAATCCTACCTTCGCTGCATGCTGCTGCTTGACCCGAAGCCTCGACGCTACCGTTGA
- a CDS encoding DUF6960 family protein codes for MIDWPELPDSGVYLNWPSEGTDWIHPDDVAVVEHWIPSDRVFHRIGFDGTYYQLQYGDAAVRVKPTLWLKVNDEGFRIGDQVEVKGIELEREPIIARILEIRYDAALGSIYYLLEHRELPLARRYRAEEMNLLTRRSELREPTPETVLEPPKNLDAGEWKLEPPA; via the coding sequence ATGATCGACTGGCCTGAGCTACCAGATAGCGGTGTTTACTTGAATTGGCCTTCGGAAGGGACCGATTGGATCCATCCCGATGATGTCGCCGTCGTCGAACATTGGATTCCCAGCGATAGGGTTTTTCACCGCATCGGATTCGATGGGACCTACTATCAACTGCAATACGGTGATGCGGCGGTGCGCGTGAAACCCACGCTGTGGCTCAAGGTCAACGACGAAGGGTTTCGGATCGGAGACCAAGTCGAAGTGAAGGGCATTGAGTTGGAGCGTGAACCTATCATCGCTCGTATCCTGGAGATCCGTTATGATGCCGCACTCGGTTCGATCTACTATCTGCTCGAGCATCGCGAACTTCCGTTGGCTAGGCGTTACCGAGCGGAGGAAATGAATCTTCTCACCAGACGATCCGAGCTGCGTGAACCAACTCCCGAAACCGTGCTAGAGCCCCCGAAAAACTTAGATGCTGGCGAATGGAAACTCGAACCGCCCGCATAG
- a CDS encoding sugar transferase, producing MSSRKSSAFLTAEEMELRLAKERERCDRYLLHFSMIALEWNAAPTKSLLRSFETFLTGRLRLSDEAGFLRTGGIGIILPMTDAEGARKVLETVQSFAGHQSWPIHAEVYTYVGYKGSDTDPTECGDDIEDLHALDEPSESLEMPKEHCKESLLRMVAKPFPKWKRACDIAGAVVGLIVTSPVLVIACIAVKATSRGPVFFKQMRCGQHGRPFAIYKLRTMVVNAEELKALLHERNERDGPAFKMKNDPRVTKVGRILRKVGADELPQLVNVLKGDMSIVGPRPLPISEDMQCASWQRRRLDTKPGLTCTWQISKSRNISFRDWMRLDLQYGSRRSLLHDVELIGRTFIAVFLGRVGH from the coding sequence ATGTCCAGCCGAAAATCTTCTGCATTTTTGACGGCTGAGGAGATGGAGTTGCGGCTCGCCAAGGAGCGAGAGCGATGCGATCGATATCTTCTCCATTTCTCGATGATCGCTCTGGAGTGGAATGCGGCTCCGACGAAGTCTTTACTCCGTTCGTTCGAGACGTTTCTCACCGGACGATTGAGGCTTTCGGACGAAGCCGGATTCTTGCGTACCGGCGGAATCGGTATCATTCTCCCGATGACCGATGCAGAGGGTGCCCGAAAGGTCTTGGAGACTGTCCAATCGTTTGCGGGCCATCAATCCTGGCCCATCCACGCCGAGGTTTATACTTACGTCGGTTACAAAGGTAGCGATACTGACCCGACCGAGTGCGGGGATGATATCGAGGATCTCCACGCTTTGGATGAGCCCTCCGAAAGTTTGGAAATGCCCAAGGAGCACTGCAAAGAATCCTTGTTAAGAATGGTCGCCAAGCCCTTTCCCAAGTGGAAGCGAGCATGCGATATCGCGGGTGCAGTCGTCGGATTGATCGTGACATCTCCCGTCTTGGTTATTGCGTGCATCGCGGTCAAAGCGACATCTCGCGGGCCCGTGTTTTTCAAACAAATGCGATGCGGGCAGCACGGACGCCCCTTCGCCATTTATAAACTCCGAACCATGGTGGTGAACGCAGAAGAGCTCAAAGCGTTACTCCACGAACGGAATGAACGCGATGGACCTGCATTCAAAATGAAGAACGATCCCCGAGTCACGAAGGTGGGGAGAATTCTTCGAAAGGTGGGAGCAGACGAGCTGCCACAACTGGTGAATGTGCTCAAGGGAGACATGTCGATCGTCGGACCGCGACCACTCCCTATATCGGAAGATATGCAGTGCGCATCCTGGCAGCGCCGAAGGCTCGACACGAAGCCCGGCCTGACCTGCACGTGGCAGATCAGCAAATCGAGAAACATTAGCTTTCGAGATTGGATGCGATTGGATCTTCAATATGGCTCCCGACGGTCCTTGCTACATGATGTGGAACTGATCGGCCGAACTTTTATCGCCGTTTTCTTAGGGCGTGTTGGCCACTAG
- the corA gene encoding magnesium/cobalt transporter CorA: MGKNRRRRSQTLAKRRTRPGAPPGTLVVDPAADSTHVRVIGFGNGGFHESVLTDLNKLDSIRKQHPTVWVDVTGLGSESTLRTLATQLGLHPLAMEDVVNVHQRAKVDEFSDSLFVVARMIDGEDAFQSEQLSFFVRPGLLLSFQERAGDCWEPIRQRLKFHRGKVAEAAADYLLYALLDAVIDSYFPVMEKIAEQADGVEEAITMDRNGSHLMQVHELRGQLLALRRSIRPHREMLNELVRDSTSFISHETRVHLRDCYDHVIQLIDSVDTYRELTSDLRDYYLSTVSNSMNEVMKVLTIISTIFIPLSFVAGVYGMNFKDNSPWNMPELNWYYGYPFALGLMAAIASGLLVYFRMRRWF, encoded by the coding sequence ATGGGTAAGAACCGGCGGCGAAGAAGCCAAACGCTTGCCAAGCGTCGTACCCGGCCCGGGGCCCCACCCGGCACATTGGTGGTCGATCCCGCAGCGGACTCTACCCATGTGCGGGTGATCGGATTCGGGAACGGTGGCTTTCACGAGTCCGTCCTAACCGATTTGAACAAACTGGATTCGATTCGGAAACAACACCCTACGGTATGGGTGGATGTGACTGGGTTAGGATCCGAGTCCACCCTGAGGACGCTCGCCACGCAACTGGGACTACACCCGTTGGCGATGGAAGACGTGGTGAACGTACATCAACGTGCCAAAGTCGACGAGTTTTCCGATAGCTTGTTCGTCGTCGCGCGAATGATCGACGGAGAGGATGCATTTCAAAGCGAACAACTCTCCTTTTTCGTTCGCCCCGGCCTGCTGTTATCGTTTCAGGAGAGAGCCGGAGATTGTTGGGAACCGATTCGCCAACGTCTTAAATTCCATCGAGGCAAGGTGGCCGAGGCCGCGGCCGATTATCTCCTTTACGCATTGCTCGATGCCGTCATCGATAGCTATTTCCCCGTGATGGAAAAGATCGCCGAACAAGCCGACGGAGTCGAAGAGGCGATTACGATGGATCGCAACGGCTCTCACCTAATGCAAGTCCACGAGTTGCGGGGGCAACTCCTCGCGCTTCGTCGATCGATTCGCCCCCATCGCGAGATGCTGAACGAGTTGGTCCGCGACTCGACATCCTTCATCTCCCATGAAACCCGCGTCCATCTCCGAGATTGCTACGATCACGTCATTCAGCTTATCGACTCGGTCGATACCTATCGAGAACTCACCTCCGACTTAAGAGATTATTACTTATCGACGGTCAGCAATAGCATGAATGAGGTGATGAAGGTTCTGACGATTATCTCGACGATCTTCATCCCGCTTTCGTTCGTTGCAGGTGTTTATGGCATGAATTTCAAAGACAATTCGCCCTGGAACATGCCGGAGCTGAATTGGTACTATGGCTATCCCTTCGCGCTGGGGCTTATGGCCGCGATCGCATCCGGACTCCTCGTTTACTTCCGCATGCGACGATGGTTTTAA